The genome window CCCGGTGCTGAGCCGGGAGGTTTTTTATTGCGCTTGCCCGAGAGAGCTCGGCTGTCCGCGAGCGATCCGCCGTCTGCCTTCAGTGATCCGCGTTGAGTCCCGGCTGCGCAGGGGACCATGCCGCGGACGGCGGAGCCGTCGTCACGCGGGAGAGGCCGGCGGCGCACCGGCGGTAGGGGCGGGGGCCGGAGCGGCCGGCACGGGAGCGGGCATTGTCGAGTCGGGCGAGAGCGTCGCGGTCGGACCGGCGGCAATGGCGGGCGTTCGCTCCTGCGTCAGCTGGACGAGTTCCTTGTTGAAGATCTCGATCAGGGCGTGCAGGCAGGAGGCGACGATCGGCCCGATGAACACGCCCCACAGGCCCATGACCTCGAGCCCTCCGAGGACGCAGATCAGGGCCAGCAGCGGGTGGAGCTTGGTCTCGTTGTTGAGGGCGTAGGTCCGGACCACGTTGTCGAGCGTTCCAACGACGGCGATGCTCCACAGGGCCAGGCCGACCGCATTGCCCCAGCTGCCTGCGACGACCAGGCTGATGGCGCACGGAACCCAGACGAGCGATGTGCCGACGAACGGAATCAGCGCGGCCAGCGTCGCCGCGACGAGGAACAGCGCCAGGTGGGAGAACCCGAAGAACCACAGGCCGATCGTGAGGGCGATCCCCTGCGCGAGGGCCGCCAGGAAGGTCGCGGAAACGACCGCCCGGACCGCCCCGGCGAACTCTTTCAGCATGTGCCGCTGGTAGTCGGCCGGGACCGGAATCATCGTCTCGGCGGCGTTGAGCAGGGCCCGGCCGTCCGCCAGAAAGTAGTAGAGCGCGACTGAGAAGATGAACAGGCTCGTCGCCATCGAGACCGCGGTGGCGACGGCGAGCGCCGCGATGCCGGCGGTCGTGCCGGCCGCGGTGCCGAGCGCCTGTCCGGCGACGTTGAGCGAGCGGGTCCCGATTTCGGTGAGGTTGTCGCGGACCATGGCTTTCACCTGGGCCTGGACTTCTTCCGGCGTCTGCCGCCGATCAGGAGGGAGGATCTGGTTGGCGAGCCGGGTAACCCGTTCGAAGACCGTCTCCGTCTGGGCCACCGCCTCTGTGCGGATGCGGTTGAAGAAACGGGCCCACTGGTCGTCGCTGGTGACGTCCTGAGCGAAGGCGAAGAGCTGTAGCGCGGCGACGATCGTCCCGATCATCAGGGGGATCATCACGATCGAGAGGACGGTTCCCGTGGTGATGCCGGCGACGACGCGGGGATGTGTGGGCCACTTGGAGGCGAAGTAGCGGACGAGCGGCTGGGACATGATCGCCGCGATGGTGGCCAGGAAGAGTTGCAGCAGGAAGGGGGCGATGACCTGGAAGAACGTGATCCCGAGGATCACGATCAGGAACAGGAGGACGAGGAGCGAAACGATCCGGGCCATGTCGTCGGCATCCCGCAGCGTGACGTGGAGAGAAGGGTGACGTCACGATAGACGCTGCGCCCCGGTTGCCGCCAGATGGAGACGGGGGCAGTCAGGCCAGAGAGCACCGGCTCAAGCGCGGGAGCCCGCAGGAGTCAGTCGCCCGAGACGCTGATCCCCACCTCCAGAATGGTCTCGCTCGAGGCGCGCGCGGCGGGCGCCGGCCGGCCGCCGTCGGTGACGACCCAGAAGTCGGTCATCCCCTCATAGGAGCGAGTCGGCTCGTGCATCCGGTAGCGATAGGTGCGTCGTCCGTCGTGGATGGCATGGACGGTCTCGGCGAGCTCGAACAGTCTCGAGAAGTCCGCGGTCGTCTTCCCGACAAAGTCCCGCTGGTAGTCGGTCGCGAGGAGGGACTCGATCAGCTCCCGGGCTTCCGATCGTTCGACCGTCGAAAGCTCCCGCTGTGTCAGGAGCGACGCCGA of Planctomyces sp. SH-PL14 contains these proteins:
- a CDS encoding AI-2E family transporter, with translation MARIVSLLVLLFLIVILGITFFQVIAPFLLQLFLATIAAIMSQPLVRYFASKWPTHPRVVAGITTGTVLSIVMIPLMIGTIVAALQLFAFAQDVTSDDQWARFFNRIRTEAVAQTETVFERVTRLANQILPPDRRQTPEEVQAQVKAMVRDNLTEIGTRSLNVAGQALGTAAGTTAGIAALAVATAVSMATSLFIFSVALYYFLADGRALLNAAETMIPVPADYQRHMLKEFAGAVRAVVSATFLAALAQGIALTIGLWFFGFSHLALFLVAATLAALIPFVGTSLVWVPCAISLVVAGSWGNAVGLALWSIAVVGTLDNVVRTYALNNETKLHPLLALICVLGGLEVMGLWGVFIGPIVASCLHALIEIFNKELVQLTQERTPAIAAGPTATLSPDSTMPAPVPAAPAPAPTAGAPPASPA